The Corynebacterium qintianiae genome has a window encoding:
- a CDS encoding heme o synthase has protein sequence METIKAYFALTKPRVIELLLVAAIPAMLQANRGSVDLWLILGTLLGGWMGAGAANTFNMVADYDIDQKMGRTRARPLVRHKLTKNKAAIFAWTLLVLSVLWLGIVCNSWLAAFFVILTNWFYIFVYTKWLKRRTWQNVIWGGAAGCMPVLVGWAVIRDNVHDGSPDRWWQAVVLFMIIFFWTPPHTWALAMKYKDDYARAEVPMLPVVATPQETTRQIVFYSWLTVFTSLFLVPAASWIYLAAAVLSGGAFLVMATRLHQGVARGQDVKPLKLFILSNNYLAVLFLALSVDAVLGWQPLGEMIF, from the coding sequence TTGGAGACCATCAAGGCTTATTTCGCGCTAACGAAGCCGAGGGTCATCGAGCTCCTCCTAGTCGCCGCTATCCCCGCCATGCTTCAGGCGAACCGGGGATCGGTGGACCTGTGGTTGATCTTGGGCACGCTGCTCGGTGGTTGGATGGGCGCGGGCGCGGCCAACACCTTCAATATGGTCGCCGACTACGACATCGACCAGAAGATGGGGCGCACCCGAGCCCGCCCGCTAGTCCGGCACAAGCTGACGAAGAACAAGGCCGCGATTTTCGCGTGGACGCTGCTCGTCCTGTCGGTTCTGTGGCTCGGGATTGTGTGCAACTCGTGGCTCGCCGCCTTCTTCGTCATCCTGACCAACTGGTTCTACATTTTCGTCTACACCAAGTGGCTGAAGCGCCGGACCTGGCAGAACGTGATCTGGGGCGGGGCCGCCGGCTGTATGCCGGTTCTCGTCGGCTGGGCGGTCATCCGCGACAACGTCCACGATGGCTCCCCCGACCGCTGGTGGCAGGCCGTGGTGCTGTTCATGATCATCTTCTTCTGGACACCGCCGCACACGTGGGCTCTGGCCATGAAGTACAAGGACGACTACGCCCGGGCCGAAGTCCCCATGTTGCCGGTTGTGGCCACCCCGCAAGAGACCACGCGCCAGATCGTGTTTTATTCCTGGCTGACCGTGTTCACGTCCCTGTTCCTCGTACCTGCGGCATCGTGGATCTACCTGGCGGCGGCGGTCCTGTCCGGCGGCGCGTTCCTGGTTATGGCTACGCGCTTGCACCAAGGGGTTGCCCGCGGCCAGGACGTGAAACCGCTGAAGCTGTTCATCCTCTCGAACAACTACCTCGCGGTGCTGTTCCTCGCGCTGTCGGTTGACGCCGTTCTCGGCTGGCAGCCCCTCGGCGAGATGATTTTCTAG
- the tkt gene encoding transketolase codes for MTVRNYPDDWTDTDTRAVDTVRVLAADAVENCGSGHPGTAMSLAPLAYTLYQRVMDIDPQDPHWVGRDRFVLSNGHSSLTQYIQLYLGGLGLELEDLKNLRTWGSKTPGHPEYNHTKFVEITTGPLGQGLASAVGMAMAARRERGLFDPAAPAGESPFDHFIYVIAGDGCLQEGVTSEASSLAGTQKLGNLILFWDDNRISIEDDTQIAFTEDVMKRYDAYGWQTLTVESGEDVVAIESAIAEAKADTARPTIIRVKTVIGYPAPNLQNTGAAHGAALGAEEIRLVKEALGFDPEVDFPEEQEVISHTRKLSARASDKRAAWDEKFNAWAENNPDNAALLQRLTARELPADWDADFPTWDADEKGLATRKASEATIQAAAAALPELWGGSADLAGSNNTLIKGAASFGPEAISTEMFTAEPYGRNLHFGIREHAMGSIMNGIALHGGTRVYGGTFLIFSEYLYPAIRVAALSGIDGYYVFTHDSVGLGEDGPTHQPVETLAALRAIPDLAVIRPADANETSAAWKAALEAKEQPKAFALSRQNLPVLEGTKEKAFEGVARGAYVLVESSAKTPDVIIIATGSEVQLAVEAARTLESEGVKTRVVSMPSIEWFLEQEDDYIESVLPRAVRARVSVEAGVSMPWHRFTGDHGRNVSLEHFGASAPGAELFERFGFTAEAVAEAARASLKSVNS; via the coding sequence ATGACCGTCCGCAACTATCCGGACGATTGGACGGACACGGACACACGGGCCGTCGATACGGTTCGCGTCCTCGCGGCCGACGCCGTGGAGAACTGCGGTTCGGGCCACCCGGGTACCGCCATGTCCCTGGCGCCGCTGGCGTACACGCTCTACCAGCGTGTGATGGACATCGACCCGCAGGATCCGCACTGGGTCGGCCGCGACCGTTTCGTCCTCTCCAACGGCCACTCCTCCCTGACGCAGTACATCCAGCTCTACCTCGGCGGACTGGGCCTTGAGCTCGAGGATCTGAAGAACCTGCGCACCTGGGGTTCAAAGACGCCGGGGCACCCGGAGTACAACCACACCAAATTCGTGGAGATCACCACCGGCCCGCTCGGACAGGGTCTGGCCTCTGCCGTCGGCATGGCCATGGCGGCCCGCCGCGAGCGCGGCCTTTTCGATCCTGCGGCCCCGGCCGGCGAGTCCCCCTTCGACCATTTCATCTACGTCATTGCTGGCGACGGCTGTCTCCAGGAGGGTGTGACGTCTGAGGCGTCGTCGCTCGCGGGCACGCAAAAGTTGGGCAACCTCATCTTGTTCTGGGACGACAACCGCATCTCCATCGAGGATGACACCCAGATTGCGTTTACCGAGGACGTGATGAAGCGTTACGACGCCTACGGGTGGCAGACGCTCACCGTGGAATCCGGCGAGGATGTCGTTGCCATCGAGTCCGCAATCGCGGAAGCCAAGGCCGACACCGCCCGCCCGACCATCATCCGTGTCAAGACGGTCATCGGCTACCCCGCGCCGAACCTGCAGAACACCGGCGCCGCCCATGGTGCCGCCCTGGGAGCTGAGGAGATCAGGCTCGTCAAAGAGGCCCTCGGGTTCGATCCCGAGGTTGACTTCCCCGAGGAGCAGGAAGTGATCAGCCACACCCGAAAGCTTTCGGCCCGCGCCTCTGACAAGCGCGCGGCGTGGGACGAAAAGTTCAACGCCTGGGCGGAGAACAACCCCGACAACGCCGCGCTCCTGCAGCGCCTGACCGCCCGCGAATTACCCGCTGACTGGGACGCGGACTTTCCGACCTGGGACGCGGACGAGAAGGGCTTGGCCACACGCAAGGCCTCGGAGGCCACCATTCAAGCCGCGGCCGCCGCGTTGCCCGAGTTGTGGGGCGGTTCCGCCGACCTCGCCGGGTCCAACAACACCTTGATCAAGGGTGCCGCCTCATTCGGGCCGGAGGCGATCTCCACCGAGATGTTCACCGCGGAACCGTACGGCCGCAACCTCCACTTCGGCATCCGCGAGCACGCCATGGGCTCCATCATGAACGGTATTGCCCTGCACGGCGGCACCCGCGTTTACGGTGGCACCTTCCTGATCTTCTCCGAGTACCTCTACCCCGCCATCCGCGTCGCTGCCCTATCCGGCATCGACGGTTACTACGTGTTCACCCACGACTCCGTCGGCCTGGGTGAGGACGGCCCGACGCACCAGCCGGTGGAGACCCTCGCTGCCCTCCGCGCCATCCCGGACCTGGCCGTGATCCGCCCCGCCGACGCCAACGAGACCTCCGCCGCGTGGAAGGCCGCGCTCGAGGCGAAGGAGCAGCCAAAGGCGTTCGCCCTGTCGCGCCAGAACCTCCCCGTGCTCGAGGGCACAAAGGAGAAGGCCTTCGAGGGCGTCGCCCGCGGCGCCTACGTGTTGGTGGAGAGCTCCGCAAAGACACCGGACGTGATCATCATTGCCACCGGCTCGGAGGTCCAGCTCGCCGTTGAGGCCGCCCGCACCTTGGAATCCGAGGGCGTTAAGACCCGCGTTGTTTCCATGCCGTCAATCGAGTGGTTCCTCGAGCAGGAAGATGACTACATCGAGTCGGTGCTGCCGCGCGCCGTCCGCGCGCGCGTCTCCGTCGAGGCTGGCGTCTCCATGCCGTGGCACCGCTTCACCGGCGACCACGGCCGCAACGTCTCCCTGGAGCACTTCGGCGCGTCCGCCCCGGGTGCGGAGCTTTTCGAACGCTTCGGTTTCACCGCCGAGGCTGTGGCGGAAGCCGCTCGCGCATCGCTCAAGTCCGTCAACTCTTAG